From one [Ruminococcus] lactaris ATCC 29176 genomic stretch:
- a CDS encoding DUF7601 domain-containing protein, translated as MKNNMKKLAAALLSGTMLLGMTGSVFAADAQTDAMSVSVTANDTSAVLTKTWTAAENGLLKDGEEFTFQLTYDSVEAVSTNVPASPQYMNQLLSAGMAVDTTLSAQWKTSAAGGNTSSATKSYVDLFNGISFTTPGTYHFTLSENAGTNPNISYDTATYEIIVQVVWKDNFEGLKINGVSTAQGENKLDGAAFENNAAANKILTVSKKVGGGAANKNDDFTFKVTITGIDGTYSTNVAGKTITNGTETEFTLRHGETFVVKNLPENASYTVVETDKKGYQKTEVSVNKEANQTSDTAEGTIRMDGENTVDYTNTKTVPSPTGIALEILPFAVLFLAAIAGGVVFFRRKRG; from the coding sequence ATGAAGAATAATATGAAAAAGCTGGCAGCAGCACTGCTGTCAGGAACAATGCTCCTTGGAATGACAGGGTCTGTATTTGCTGCAGACGCACAGACAGATGCAATGTCTGTATCGGTAACTGCAAATGATACGAGTGCAGTACTCACAAAAACCTGGACTGCGGCAGAAAATGGACTTCTGAAAGATGGGGAAGAATTTACATTTCAGTTAACCTATGACAGTGTGGAGGCAGTTTCAACCAACGTACCTGCATCTCCACAGTATATGAATCAGCTTCTGAGTGCAGGAATGGCAGTTGATACAACCCTGTCAGCACAGTGGAAAACCAGTGCGGCAGGAGGAAATACAAGTTCTGCAACGAAATCGTATGTAGATTTATTTAACGGGATTTCCTTTACGACACCGGGAACGTATCATTTTACCCTGTCAGAAAATGCAGGAACAAATCCGAATATTTCTTATGATACAGCAACGTATGAAATTATAGTGCAGGTAGTGTGGAAGGATAATTTTGAAGGACTGAAGATCAATGGTGTCAGTACAGCACAGGGGGAAAATAAGTTAGATGGAGCAGCCTTTGAGAATAATGCGGCTGCAAATAAGATACTTACGGTTTCTAAAAAAGTCGGAGGCGGTGCAGCCAACAAAAATGATGACTTTACATTTAAAGTAACGATCACAGGAATTGACGGAACATATTCCACTAACGTTGCCGGAAAAACGATCACCAATGGAACAGAGACAGAATTTACATTAAGACATGGCGAAACCTTTGTAGTTAAGAATCTTCCTGAAAATGCATCCTACACGGTTGTTGAGACTGATAAAAAAGGTTATCAGAAGACCGAGGTAAGTGTAAATAAAGAAGCAAATCAGACCAGTGATACAGCAGAAGGTACAATCCGGATGGATGGTGAAAATACAGTAGACTATACAAATACAAAGACTGTGCCGTCACCGACAGGAATCGCACTGGAGATTCTTCCATTTGCTGTTCTCTTCCTTGCAGCAATCGCAGGAGGCGTTGTATTTTTCCGCAGAAAAAGAGGATGA
- a CDS encoding FtsX-like permease family protein — MLIRLSIKNIRKSIKDYAIYFFTLVLGVCIFYVFNAIEGQSSMLEVSRTKSDSIDQMVWAISSMSIVVSLILGFLIVYANRFLMKKRNREFGIYLILGMKKGDIAKILFGETLLVGAVSLTAGLLLGIGLSQFMSLLVAHMFEADMGRFVFTVSIPAIGKTILYFVIIYVIVILMDTVLIMKTRLIDLLLSKKKNEKVHLKNPVICCIIFVAACIMLGTAYYNVTAGQLDTEAEVMIQILLGIVGTFLVFWSVSGALFQIMKKCSGIYYKRLNSFAFSEIRSQVNTSVAAGTIICLLLFATICILSSAFALKDYKAKQVKKVAGISVSMEKWTTDGKTVRDVLEKSEFDFSAFQDCHEFYTYETREVTMKDLMGSAGEELLKTQQGFEEFLDSEVELIHESDYNRAAELYGYKKVHLGAAGYAVSATTEFSKKYFNKGLKEKVRLTIQGQVLDAAEEKCQETYLMMSYSDQNMGVVIVPDTISFPKESRHASYLLADYSPKYDTKEFRNYMDSDEFRYQKEFTEDELLSVSTQSEIYDESIGSSGVVIFVAIYLGLVFIISGAALLALKELSDAIDGREKYRILQQLGVSEKELGHTLFLQMAVFFAFPLLLAMIHSIFGIQVCIELLSIYDIKAIIPALLICAAMIVGIYGGYFLLSYRGCKRIIITKRIR; from the coding sequence ATGCTGATTAGACTGTCGATCAAAAATATCAGGAAAAGTATCAAAGATTATGCAATCTACTTTTTTACACTGGTACTGGGTGTCTGTATCTTTTATGTATTCAATGCGATCGAAGGGCAGTCTTCGATGCTGGAGGTGTCCAGGACAAAGTCAGATTCCATCGATCAGATGGTGTGGGCAATTTCAAGCATGAGTATTGTTGTATCCCTGATCCTTGGATTTCTGATTGTGTATGCCAACCGCTTTCTGATGAAAAAAAGAAACCGGGAATTTGGAATTTATCTGATACTTGGAATGAAAAAAGGCGATATTGCAAAGATTCTTTTCGGTGAGACGCTCTTGGTCGGAGCAGTCTCGCTGACTGCAGGACTTCTTTTAGGAATCGGACTGAGCCAGTTTATGTCACTGCTGGTGGCACATATGTTTGAAGCAGATATGGGCAGATTTGTCTTTACGGTATCCATTCCGGCGATTGGGAAGACGATTTTGTATTTCGTGATCATTTATGTGATCGTGATTCTGATGGATACAGTTCTGATTATGAAGACCAGGCTGATCGATCTGCTATTATCGAAGAAAAAGAACGAAAAGGTCCATCTGAAAAATCCGGTCATCTGCTGTATTATATTTGTAGCAGCGTGTATCATGCTGGGAACAGCATATTATAATGTTACTGCCGGACAACTGGATACAGAGGCTGAGGTCATGATACAGATCCTGCTTGGAATTGTAGGAACATTTCTGGTCTTTTGGTCCGTCAGTGGTGCTTTGTTTCAGATCATGAAAAAGTGTTCCGGGATTTATTATAAAAGACTGAATTCTTTTGCTTTCAGCGAGATACGAAGCCAGGTCAATACTTCCGTGGCGGCAGGAACGATCATTTGTCTGTTGCTTTTTGCTACCATTTGTATTCTCTCCAGTGCCTTTGCCCTGAAAGATTATAAGGCGAAGCAGGTGAAGAAGGTAGCCGGAATTTCAGTCAGTATGGAAAAATGGACAACGGATGGAAAAACGGTCAGGGATGTACTGGAAAAATCAGAATTTGATTTTTCTGCCTTCCAGGACTGCCATGAATTTTATACTTATGAAACCAGAGAAGTTACCATGAAAGATCTGATGGGAAGTGCAGGGGAAGAACTGCTGAAGACGCAGCAGGGATTCGAGGAATTTCTGGATTCTGAAGTAGAACTGATCCATGAAAGTGACTACAACCGGGCAGCAGAACTGTACGGTTATAAAAAAGTCCACCTTGGAGCAGCCGGCTATGCGGTGAGTGCAACAACAGAATTTTCCAAAAAGTATTTTAACAAAGGATTAAAAGAAAAGGTCCGGCTTACGATTCAGGGACAGGTACTTGATGCAGCAGAGGAAAAATGCCAGGAAACGTATCTGATGATGTCGTATTCAGACCAGAATATGGGGGTAGTGATCGTACCGGATACAATATCTTTTCCCAAAGAAAGCAGACATGCTTCTTATCTGCTTGCCGATTATTCCCCCAAATATGATACAAAAGAGTTCAGAAATTATATGGACAGTGATGAATTTCGATATCAGAAAGAGTTTACGGAAGATGAGCTGCTTTCTGTCAGTACGCAGTCGGAGATCTATGATGAAAGTATCGGGTCCAGTGGAGTCGTGATTTTTGTGGCAATTTATCTTGGTCTGGTATTTATCATCAGCGGGGCAGCACTCCTTGCATTGAAAGAACTGTCCGATGCCATTGACGGAAGAGAAAAATATCGGATTTTACAACAACTGGGAGTCAGTGAAAAAGAGCTTGGGCATACATTATTTTTACAGATGGCAGTCTTTTTTGCTTTCCCGTTGCTCCTTGCCATGATCCATTCCATTTTTGGTATCCAGGTATGTATTGAACTGCTCAGTATTTATGATATAAAAGCAATCATTCCGGCATTGCTGATCTGTGCGGCGATGATCGTGGGAATTTATGGAGGTTATTTCCTGCTTTCATACAGAGGATGTAAAAGAATTATAATAACCAAAAGAATCCGTTGA
- a CDS encoding SPFH domain-containing protein has protein sequence MGLIRAAISAVGGTMADQWKEFFICESLDVDVLAVKGQKRIGSRSANKKGSDNLITSGSGIAVADGQCALIVEQGKIVEVCAEPGEYTYDASTEPTIFSGNLGSSLDQVFDVIGKRFTYGGDTGKDQRIYYINTKELIDNKFGTPNPVPFRVVDRNIGLDVDVAVRCSGVYSYRISNPLLFYANVCGNIEQEYRREELDHQLKTEFISALQPAFAKISDLEIRPNALPGHVTELCDAMNEALTGKWANTRGITVVSVAIGTIDLPKEDAEMIKQAQKTAILRDPMMAAATLTEAQAGAMKTAAGNSAGAMTGFMGMGMAAQNGGMNAQNLYQMGAEMAQHNAGQNQQNVSSQPHMTAPGKGGEKEAAGKWTCACGAVNEKEWKFCQECGKERPQEGWICSCGAENKGKFCTECGKPRPKGTPVYQCDKCGWKPEDPKNPPKFCPECGDPFDANDIVG, from the coding sequence ATGGGACTTATCAGGGCAGCAATCAGTGCGGTTGGCGGAACAATGGCAGATCAGTGGAAGGAGTTTTTTATCTGTGAATCACTGGATGTGGATGTTCTTGCGGTAAAAGGGCAGAAGCGGATCGGCAGCCGTTCGGCAAATAAAAAAGGAAGTGATAATCTGATCACAAGTGGGTCGGGAATTGCAGTGGCAGATGGACAGTGTGCTTTGATCGTGGAGCAGGGAAAGATTGTAGAAGTATGTGCGGAACCGGGAGAGTATACTTATGATGCATCGACGGAACCGACGATCTTTTCAGGAAATCTTGGATCATCACTGGATCAGGTATTTGATGTGATCGGCAAACGTTTTACATATGGAGGAGACACCGGAAAAGATCAGAGAATCTACTATATAAATACAAAGGAGCTGATCGACAATAAGTTCGGAACGCCGAATCCGGTTCCGTTCCGTGTAGTAGACAGAAATATCGGTCTGGACGTAGATGTAGCAGTGCGGTGCAGCGGAGTTTATTCCTACAGGATATCAAATCCACTTCTGTTCTACGCAAATGTATGTGGAAATATAGAGCAGGAATACAGAAGAGAAGAGCTGGATCATCAGCTTAAGACGGAATTTATCAGTGCATTGCAGCCGGCATTTGCAAAAATTTCAGATCTGGAGATCCGTCCCAATGCACTTCCGGGACATGTAACAGAGCTGTGTGATGCGATGAATGAGGCACTGACAGGAAAATGGGCAAATACGAGAGGAATTACGGTCGTATCCGTTGCCATTGGAACGATCGATCTGCCGAAAGAGGATGCTGAGATGATCAAGCAGGCACAGAAGACTGCGATCCTGCGTGATCCGATGATGGCAGCAGCAACTCTGACAGAGGCTCAGGCCGGTGCAATGAAGACGGCAGCAGGCAATTCCGCAGGAGCCATGACCGGATTTATGGGAATGGGAATGGCAGCACAAAATGGAGGAATGAATGCTCAGAATCTGTATCAGATGGGAGCTGAGATGGCTCAGCACAATGCAGGACAGAACCAGCAGAATGTCAGCAGCCAGCCGCATATGACAGCACCGGGCAAGGGCGGTGAGAAAGAAGCAGCAGGAAAGTGGACCTGTGCCTGTGGAGCTGTGAATGAGAAAGAATGGAAGTTCTGTCAGGAGTGTGGAAAGGAAAGACCACAGGAGGGATGGATCTGTAGCTGCGGTGCGGAAAATAAAGGAAAATTCTGCACAGAGTGTGGAAAACCCCGTCCGAAAGGAACTCCTGTGTACCAGTGCGACAAGTGTGGATGGAAACCGGAAGATCCGAAGAATCCACCGAAATTCTGCCCGGAATGCGGAGATCCATTTGATGCAAATGATATCGTCGGATAA
- a CDS encoding ABC transporter ATP-binding protein: protein MSELLKMEHLVKYYGNKTSLTKALNDISLTVEQGEFTAIMGASGSGKTTLLNCISTIDRPTGGKVWIDGVCTSELKKGELADFRRNRLGFIFQEFNLLDTLTAFDNIALALQIQKCPHDKIKEKIEAVAQKLGIREVLEKYPYQLSGGQKQRVAAARAIITHPSLILADEPTGALDSKSSKDLLESLKLLNETEHTAILMVTHDAYTASYARRVIFIKDGKVFHELLKGTEERRSFFEQIMDVISLLGGDMNYAD from the coding sequence ATGAGTGAACTTCTGAAGATGGAACATCTGGTAAAATATTATGGAAATAAAACCAGTCTGACCAAGGCATTAAATGATATTTCCCTGACTGTGGAGCAGGGAGAATTTACAGCGATCATGGGGGCTTCGGGATCAGGAAAGACGACACTTTTGAACTGCATTTCTACAATTGACCGCCCCACAGGAGGAAAGGTCTGGATCGACGGAGTCTGCACATCGGAGTTGAAAAAGGGAGAACTTGCGGATTTCCGCAGAAACCGCCTGGGATTTATTTTTCAGGAATTTAATCTGCTGGATACACTGACAGCTTTTGATAATATCGCACTGGCATTGCAGATCCAAAAGTGTCCGCATGATAAAATAAAAGAGAAAATAGAGGCAGTGGCACAGAAGCTCGGGATCAGAGAAGTGCTTGAAAAGTATCCGTATCAGTTGTCAGGTGGTCAGAAGCAGAGAGTTGCCGCAGCACGGGCAATCATCACACATCCAAGCCTGATCCTTGCGGATGAGCCGACCGGAGCATTGGACAGTAAAAGTTCCAAAGACCTGCTGGAAAGTCTGAAGCTTTTAAATGAAACAGAGCATACAGCGATCCTGATGGTGACGCATGATGCCTATACAGCCAGTTATGCCCGGAGGGTTATTTTTATTAAAGACGGAAAGGTATTTCACGAACTGTTAAAAGGAACAGAAGAACGGAGAAGTTTCTTTGAACAGATCATGGATGTCATTTCACTTCTCGGAGGTGACATGAATTATGCTGATTAG
- a CDS encoding TPM domain-containing protein, translating to MNRTRSNRRILLLCTLLVCLVSMLMIRFSAAAEENVIPETRQLPRLVDRADLLSELEEEELEARLDEISERQQADVVVVTVNSLDGKSAQDYADDFYDYNGYGIGTDKSGILLLVSMEARDWHITTTGFGIRAITDAGLDYISDQFLPYLSDGEYLDAFETYADLCDEFLTQAKTGNAYDGDHMPKGAYPWLKNLLIALGSGVVIALLIVEGMRRSLKSVKMQRSAENYVRAGSIQVTRRQDHFLYTRTSKSARPKNNSGSSGSSTHTSSSGTSHGGGGGKF from the coding sequence ATGAACAGAACAAGATCGAACAGACGAATCCTGCTTCTCTGTACTCTGCTTGTATGTCTTGTGAGTATGCTGATGATCCGGTTTTCTGCAGCAGCAGAGGAAAATGTCATACCGGAAACGAGGCAGCTCCCACGGCTGGTAGACCGTGCGGATCTTCTCAGTGAACTGGAAGAGGAAGAACTGGAAGCAAGACTGGATGAGATCAGTGAGCGGCAGCAGGCAGATGTGGTGGTTGTGACGGTGAACAGTCTGGATGGAAAGTCTGCACAGGATTATGCAGATGATTTTTATGATTATAATGGCTATGGAATTGGCACAGACAAAAGCGGTATCCTTCTGCTTGTCAGCATGGAGGCAAGAGACTGGCATATTACGACCACGGGATTCGGGATCAGAGCGATCACGGATGCTGGTCTTGATTACATATCGGATCAGTTCCTGCCTTATTTGAGTGATGGAGAATACCTGGATGCATTTGAGACTTATGCAGATCTGTGCGATGAATTTCTTACGCAGGCGAAAACCGGGAATGCATATGACGGAGATCATATGCCTAAAGGTGCGTATCCCTGGTTGAAAAATCTGCTGATCGCACTTGGAAGTGGCGTTGTGATCGCACTGCTGATCGTGGAAGGTATGAGAAGAAGTCTGAAAAGTGTAAAAATGCAGCGTTCGGCAGAAAACTATGTCAGAGCGGGAAGTATTCAGGTGACAAGACGGCAGGATCATTTCCTGTATACCAGAACAAGCAAAAGTGCGAGGCCGAAGAACAATTCAGGATCTTCCGGATCAAGTACGCATACGTCGTCTTCAGGAACAAGCCATGGTGGCGGTGGTGGAAAATTTTAA
- a CDS encoding ATP-binding protein, producing the protein MSLKKYLKDHRLHLLLGLLAEGVAEAVLWLFASPVALQGFAFFWLTGSIGVIFGYDFLRKRKFYKKVEENLSQLEEKYLLTELLDEPEFLEGQILCRVIQEMEHSMTDTVEQQIRKNGEFKRYIETWIHEIKIPIASTNLILFNHREDMERRMKEQIRRIESYVEQVLYYLRGEVPEKDYCIGGYGLKEIVQSTVRDNKDSLILNGFSVLVELRDEKVYTDRKWLQFMLGQILSNAVKYAAEDERKIRIFTKKVQSSENSSGEAGIWLWIEDNGIGITEKDLPRIFEKSFTGDNGRKSSSTGMGLYICRRLCEELGHKILAESEPGKYTRIGILFREREADVSVGF; encoded by the coding sequence ATGAGTTTAAAAAAATATTTAAAGGATCACAGGCTTCATCTTTTGCTGGGACTGCTGGCAGAGGGTGTGGCGGAGGCGGTCCTATGGTTGTTCGCAAGTCCGGTGGCACTACAGGGATTTGCTTTTTTTTGGCTGACCGGGAGTATCGGAGTGATTTTTGGATACGATTTCCTGAGAAAAAGAAAATTCTATAAAAAAGTGGAAGAAAATCTGTCGCAGCTTGAAGAAAAATATCTGCTGACGGAATTACTGGATGAACCGGAATTTCTGGAGGGACAGATCCTCTGCAGGGTGATCCAGGAAATGGAACATTCCATGACAGATACAGTAGAGCAGCAGATCAGGAAAAATGGAGAATTTAAACGTTATATTGAGACCTGGATCCATGAGATCAAGATTCCGATCGCAAGTACAAATCTGATTTTGTTCAATCACCGGGAAGATATGGAACGGAGAATGAAAGAGCAGATCAGAAGGATTGAGAGTTACGTGGAGCAGGTTCTGTATTATCTGCGAGGCGAAGTACCGGAGAAAGATTATTGTATTGGAGGTTATGGCTTAAAAGAGATTGTACAGAGTACCGTCAGGGACAATAAGGACAGTCTGATCCTGAATGGCTTTTCTGTTCTGGTTGAACTGAGAGACGAGAAGGTGTATACGGATCGTAAGTGGCTTCAGTTTATGCTCGGTCAGATTTTAAGCAATGCGGTCAAATATGCCGCGGAAGACGAAAGAAAAATCAGGATTTTTACAAAAAAAGTACAGTCCTCGGAGAACAGCTCCGGAGAAGCCGGTATCTGGCTTTGGATAGAAGATAACGGAATCGGGATCACAGAAAAGGATCTGCCGAGAATTTTTGAAAAATCATTTACAGGCGACAATGGAAGGAAAAGCAGTTCTACAGGAATGGGACTGTATATCTGCAGGAGATTATGCGAGGAACTGGGACATAAGATTCTGGCTGAATCAGAACCGGGAAAGTATACAAGGATCGGAATTTTATTCCGGGAGAGAGAAGCGGATGTCTCTGTCGGTTTTTAA
- a CDS encoding diaminopimelate dehydrogenase, which produces MSIKIGILGYGNLGKGVECAIRQNEDMELAAVFTRRDPATVKILTEGAAVCRVEDVEAWKDKIDVMILCGGSATDLPEQTPKYAKLFNVIDSFDTHARIPEHFGNVDAAAKEGGNVGIISVGWDPGMFSLNRLYANAILPDGKDYTFWGKGVSQGHSDAIRRVEGVKDGKQYTIPVEAALEAVRNGENPELTTRQKHTRECFVVLEEGADAAKVEEEIKTMPNYFSDYDTTVHFISEEELKANHSGIPHGGFVLRSGKTGWNQENSHLIEYSLKLDSNPEFTSSVLIAYARAAYRLAKEGQSGCKTVFDIAPAYLSAKSGEELRKNLL; this is translated from the coding sequence ATGAGTATTAAGATTGGTATTTTAGGTTATGGAAATCTTGGAAAAGGCGTAGAATGTGCGATCAGACAGAATGAAGATATGGAATTGGCAGCAGTCTTTACGAGAAGAGATCCTGCAACAGTGAAGATCCTGACAGAGGGAGCAGCAGTGTGCAGAGTAGAGGATGTAGAAGCATGGAAGGACAAGATTGATGTTATGATCCTTTGTGGAGGAAGTGCGACAGATCTTCCAGAACAGACTCCGAAATATGCAAAGCTTTTCAATGTGATCGACAGCTTTGATACACATGCAAGGATTCCTGAGCATTTTGGAAATGTAGATGCAGCAGCAAAAGAGGGCGGCAATGTAGGAATCATTTCCGTAGGCTGGGATCCGGGAATGTTCTCACTGAACAGATTATATGCCAATGCAATCCTTCCGGATGGAAAAGATTATACATTCTGGGGAAAAGGTGTCAGCCAGGGACATTCTGATGCAATCCGCAGAGTAGAAGGTGTAAAAGATGGAAAGCAGTATACGATCCCTGTAGAGGCGGCTCTTGAGGCAGTAAGAAATGGAGAAAATCCGGAACTTACAACAAGACAGAAGCATACAAGAGAGTGTTTCGTAGTACTGGAAGAGGGAGCAGATGCTGCAAAGGTTGAAGAAGAGATCAAGACCATGCCGAACTATTTCTCCGATTATGATACAACAGTACATTTTATCAGTGAGGAAGAACTGAAGGCGAACCACAGTGGAATCCCGCATGGTGGATTTGTACTCCGCAGCGGAAAGACAGGCTGGAATCAGGAGAACAGTCATCTGATCGAATACAGTCTGAAGTTGGATTCCAACCCGGAATTTACTTCTTCTGTACTGATTGCATATGCAAGGGCAGCATACAGACTTGCCAAAGAAGGACAGTCAGGATGCAAGACCGTTTTTGATATTGCTCCTGCATATTTAAGTGCAAAGAGTGGAGAAGAACTGAGAAAGAATCTGCTGTAA
- the lepB gene encoding signal peptidase I, which translates to MDKEKLKKLRRSDFFKAVFLIIFVFVTGWVIFGFTRVYGSAMKPAACDGDILMYYRLHTEYKAGDMVVYQADGLLHIGRIAAVPEETVQITEEGELVINGYTQADTEVFYEKGPANGTEEQSLGKGEYYILADDPSSTEDSRSYGPILRKQIKGIVVTLIRRRNL; encoded by the coding sequence ATGGACAAGGAAAAATTAAAAAAACTTCGAAGATCAGATTTTTTCAAAGCGGTATTCCTTATCATTTTTGTATTTGTTACAGGGTGGGTCATATTTGGATTTACCCGGGTGTATGGTTCAGCAATGAAACCGGCAGCATGTGACGGGGATATTCTGATGTATTACCGCCTGCATACAGAATATAAAGCAGGAGATATGGTTGTTTATCAGGCAGACGGACTTCTGCATATTGGAAGAATTGCGGCAGTGCCGGAAGAAACTGTGCAGATCACAGAGGAAGGTGAACTGGTGATCAATGGATATACGCAGGCTGATACAGAAGTATTTTATGAAAAAGGACCTGCAAATGGTACGGAAGAACAATCGCTTGGAAAAGGGGAATATTATATTCTGGCGGATGATCCTTCCTCAACGGAGGACAGCAGAAGTTATGGACCGATCTTGCGGAAGCAGATCAAAGGCATTGTGGTTACGCTGATCCGCAGAAGAAATTTGTAG
- a CDS encoding response regulator transcription factor codes for MKKIVIIEDDKILREELEILLNDSGYQAEILSDFTDAAAQVRQIRPDLVLLDIILPGANGQYILRQIREKSDVPVIMLTSKDGEVEEIMSRSSGADDYVTKPYNPTILLLRIETILRRTEQTGRQSEQRASSVRGEKAEGEAVQEELQDEELRLNLLKSTVSYHGDEVVLSKNELAILHCLMSRKGQIVSRDELMDHLWDMSEFVDDNTLTVNINRLRKRLAQIGLENKIETRRGQGYLLL; via the coding sequence ATGAAGAAAATAGTAATTATAGAAGATGATAAAATACTCAGGGAAGAACTGGAAATCCTGTTAAACGACAGTGGATATCAGGCAGAGATCCTTTCTGACTTTACTGATGCGGCTGCCCAGGTCAGGCAGATCCGTCCGGATCTGGTTCTTCTTGATATCATACTGCCCGGAGCAAACGGGCAGTATATTCTGCGTCAGATCAGGGAAAAATCGGATGTTCCTGTCATCATGCTGACCAGCAAAGACGGGGAAGTAGAAGAGATCATGAGCCGCAGCAGTGGGGCAGATGATTATGTGACAAAACCCTACAATCCAACCATCCTGCTTTTGCGGATTGAAACGATCTTACGGAGAACGGAGCAGACCGGCAGACAGTCGGAGCAAAGGGCATCTTCTGTCCGGGGAGAAAAGGCAGAAGGTGAAGCAGTTCAGGAAGAACTGCAGGATGAAGAACTCCGTCTTAACCTGCTGAAAAGTACGGTTTCTTATCACGGAGATGAAGTAGTATTATCGAAAAATGAACTGGCAATCCTGCATTGCCTGATGAGCAGGAAGGGGCAGATCGTTTCAAGGGATGAGCTGATGGATCATCTGTGGGATATGAGCGAATTTGTTGATGATAATACACTGACAGTCAATATCAACCGTCTGAGAAAGCGTCTTGCACAGATCGGTTTGGAGAATAAGATAGAGACGAGACGGGGACAGGGGTATCTGCTATTATGA
- a CDS encoding Spy0128 family protein — protein MKRKKSFWNMFVAMTSVLMMTVIGACTIYAAEEGGSAEVNVQTKVSGTAPEKEVFTYTLKEQGASDNQERKLTVEGAGTGTFLFHYTQPGVYSYILKQESGTKADWTYDSEVYYVDVYVMWDEKMESLETVTVYFDSEGNKSEPVFENKYQQPEKRTQAVVKKVRSAKTGDEDILSGWAVLMILAAGTGVLAYRKKATRQRKS, from the coding sequence GTGAAAAGAAAGAAAAGTTTCTGGAATATGTTCGTAGCAATGACGAGTGTTCTGATGATGACAGTGATTGGAGCCTGCACAATCTATGCAGCGGAAGAAGGCGGCAGTGCCGAGGTCAATGTACAGACAAAAGTCAGTGGAACAGCACCGGAAAAAGAAGTATTTACGTATACACTGAAAGAACAGGGAGCTTCAGACAACCAGGAAAGAAAGCTGACGGTTGAAGGAGCTGGAACGGGAACATTTCTTTTTCATTATACCCAGCCGGGGGTATACAGTTATATTTTAAAGCAGGAGAGCGGGACAAAAGCAGACTGGACTTATGATTCCGAGGTCTATTATGTAGATGTCTATGTAATGTGGGATGAAAAAATGGAGTCACTGGAAACCGTGACAGTCTATTTTGACAGTGAAGGAAATAAGAGCGAGCCGGTTTTTGAAAATAAATATCAGCAGCCGGAGAAAAGAACGCAGGCCGTTGTAAAAAAAGTAAGATCTGCTAAAACCGGAGATGAAGATATACTTTCGGGATGGGCAGTCCTGATGATACTGGCAGCAGGAACCGGTGTCTTGGCATACCGGAAAAAGGCAACCCGGCAGAGAAAATCATAA
- the srtB gene encoding class B sortase yields MERKAEYCLTQIFHYLVNGLAAIVFFCCIAYSGYALWDNWSILKEPDQVREDLIRYKPANEEELSYSFQELKAMNPDVCGWLTLDHTKIDYPVVQGTDNFEYLEKDVLGNPSVAGSIFLDAKSDRNFHDFYTVIMGHHMQGRKMFGDIDLYTDVSFFEKNTTGTLYVEGRILKLETVAILKADAYDKYVYRTDWKEKEEKEELIRHIYELAVHTRGQRLTVEDQMIALSTCSSGNTNGRHLLICKVIKENTVEGSETE; encoded by the coding sequence ATGGAGCGTAAGGCAGAGTATTGTCTGACGCAGATCTTCCACTACCTGGTAAATGGTCTGGCAGCGATCGTGTTTTTCTGCTGCATTGCCTATTCAGGATATGCACTGTGGGATAACTGGAGCATATTAAAGGAACCGGATCAGGTAAGGGAGGATCTGATCCGGTATAAACCTGCAAATGAAGAGGAATTAAGTTACAGTTTTCAGGAACTGAAAGCAATGAATCCGGATGTATGTGGATGGCTTACACTGGATCATACGAAAATAGATTATCCGGTTGTACAGGGAACAGATAATTTTGAGTATCTGGAAAAGGATGTGCTTGGAAATCCATCTGTGGCAGGAAGTATTTTTCTTGATGCAAAATCTGACAGAAACTTTCATGATTTCTATACTGTGATTATGGGACACCATATGCAGGGCAGAAAAATGTTCGGGGATATTGATTTATATACCGATGTTTCTTTCTTTGAAAAAAATACAACCGGGACACTTTACGTGGAAGGCAGGATCCTGAAGCTGGAGACGGTCGCAATCCTGAAGGCAGATGCGTATGATAAATATGTATACCGGACAGACTGGAAAGAGAAAGAAGAAAAAGAAGAGCTGATCCGGCACATTTACGAACTGGCAGTCCATACACGGGGGCAGCGGCTGACGGTGGAAGATCAGATGATAGCATTATCTACCTGTTCTTCAGGAAATACAAATGGCCGTCATCTTCTGATCTGCAAAGTGATAAAGGAAAATACAGTGGAAGGAAGTGAAACAGAGTGA